In Clostridia bacterium, one DNA window encodes the following:
- a CDS encoding PHP domain-containing protein — translation MKIFADYHTHTRYSHGKGTIRDNVLVARKKGLNRIAISDHGPGHIGYGVSNKNILKMKSEIYKINQEFDDIEVLLAVEANIINTEGDIDISQDLISELDMVLLGYHKMVRTSSIKDWYQIFLKNLLFKRAKSQIQDLIDDNTRMFIKAINKYKIDIITHPGCGILIDTAKLARECANLGTALEINSHHGLLNQEYVRIAMQQDVKFAISSDAHKPEDVGNFDKGIDIAVKAGLTADRIINAKPYM, via the coding sequence CTGAAAATATTCGCAGACTATCATACACATACCCGATACAGTCATGGTAAAGGTACAATACGTGACAATGTGTTAGTAGCTAGAAAAAAAGGATTAAACAGAATAGCAATTTCAGATCACGGTCCTGGACATATAGGATATGGGGTATCTAATAAAAATATTTTGAAAATGAAATCTGAAATATATAAAATAAATCAAGAATTTGATGACATAGAGGTTTTGCTTGCTGTAGAGGCGAACATCATCAATACAGAAGGAGACATAGATATCTCTCAAGATTTAATTAGTGAACTGGATATGGTATTGTTGGGGTATCATAAGATGGTTCGTACAAGTTCAATAAAAGATTGGTATCAAATATTTTTAAAGAATTTATTATTTAAGAGAGCAAAAAGCCAGATACAAGATTTAATCGATGACAATACACGAATGTTTATAAAGGCTATAAACAAATATAAAATTGATATAATTACCCATCCCGGCTGCGGAATCCTGATAGATACTGCTAAATTAGCGAGGGAATGTGCTAATTTAGGTACTGCACTTGAGATCAATAGCCATCATGGATTGCTCAATCAGGAATATGTAAGGATTGCTATGCAGCAGGATGTTAAATTTGCAATAAGCAGTGATGCACACAAACCTGAAGATGTAGGAAATTTCGATAAGGGGATAGATATAGCTGTTAAAGCAGGGCTCACCGCAGATAGAATAATCAATGCAAAACCGTATATGTAA
- a CDS encoding ROK family protein, translating to MNIGIDLGGTHIGAGLVDNDGKIVIQDELPTERQRDSDEIIKDMAALVRSLTTKAGYSMDEIETVGIGCPGVVDLKGDKVVFADNLNWHDVPLRKEMESYLNLPVYIDNDANAAALAENICGAAAGAACSVMLTLGTGVGSGIILDGNIFCGFHGVGAELGHTIIDVDGPLCACGNRGCLEQYASATGLVRIAKEILHNTANSKTLLHSESITAKDVIDAAKSHDQVALEIFNLYIKYLCIGIINIINSFDPEVVVIGGGISKAGNFLLDALKWEVRKNLFCKGVSHASIRLGKLGNDAGIIGAAMLSGHN from the coding sequence ATGAATATAGGAATAGACCTCGGTGGAACACATATAGGGGCAGGACTTGTAGATAATGATGGAAAAATAGTTATCCAAGATGAACTGCCAACAGAGAGACAAAGGGATTCTGATGAAATTATAAAAGATATGGCAGCATTGGTAAGATCATTGACAACAAAAGCAGGATATTCTATGGATGAGATAGAAACAGTAGGGATTGGGTGTCCCGGAGTGGTAGATTTAAAAGGTGACAAGGTGGTATTTGCCGATAATTTGAATTGGCACGATGTTCCGCTGAGAAAAGAGATGGAAAGTTATTTAAATTTGCCTGTATACATTGACAACGATGCAAATGCTGCTGCGCTGGCTGAAAATATATGCGGAGCCGCTGCCGGGGCGGCTTGTTCAGTGATGTTGACTTTAGGTACGGGTGTAGGCTCGGGAATAATATTGGATGGCAATATATTTTGTGGTTTTCATGGCGTGGGCGCCGAATTAGGTCATACGATAATTGATGTGGATGGGCCATTGTGTGCATGCGGTAATAGAGGCTGTTTGGAGCAATATGCATCGGCAACCGGGTTGGTGAGAATAGCTAAAGAGATTTTACATAATACAGCGAACAGCAAAACACTCTTACATTCAGAAAGTATAACAGCGAAAGATGTGATAGATGCTGCAAAAAGTCATGATCAGGTGGCATTAGAAATATTTAATTTGTATATTAAATATCTTTGTATAGGCATAATAAATATTATAAACAGTTTTGATCCTGAAGTGGTGGTTATAGGGGGAGGAATATCCAAGGCAGGTAATTTTTTGTTGGATGCGTTAAAATGGGAAGTGAGAAAAAATTTATTTTGTAAAGGAGTTTCTCATGCAAGTATACGATTGGGAAAGCTAGGAAATGATGCAGGGATAATAGGTGCTGCAATGTTATCCGGACACAACTAA
- the murB gene encoding UDP-N-acetylmuramate dehydrogenase, translating to MDVSKAYDMLKQIIDEQYIKLDEPMRKHTSFRIGGPADILVMPSTTGQLTSIIQMCRQQSIPYYIVGNGTNLLVRDKGIRGLVIKIGERMKKVSIQGNVIYAQAGVFLSSLSNMAVKNSLKGLEFASGIPGSLGGAIAMNAGAYGGEMKDVVTKVELLDCQGKYIELDNVHMDFGYRSSIVQKNNYIVLGAALSLEYGEYEICRAMVNEFTKRRTGKQPLNMPNAGSIFKRPKGFYAGKLIQDSGLKGFTIGDAMVSDIHCGFIVNKGKATAQDVISLIRHIQKEVKNNFGVELNTEVKILGEE from the coding sequence TTGGATGTATCAAAAGCATATGATATGCTGAAACAAATTATAGATGAGCAATATATAAAGTTAGATGAGCCTATGAGAAAGCATACTTCGTTTAGGATAGGTGGTCCTGCAGATATTCTTGTTATGCCTTCAACTACAGGGCAGTTAACGAGTATTATTCAAATGTGCAGACAACAGAGTATACCATATTATATAGTGGGCAACGGGACTAATTTGTTGGTTAGAGATAAAGGGATAAGAGGCTTGGTAATAAAGATTGGTGAAAGAATGAAGAAGGTCAGCATACAAGGGAATGTCATATATGCGCAAGCAGGAGTTTTTTTATCATCCCTTTCGAATATGGCAGTGAAAAATTCCTTAAAAGGGTTAGAATTTGCCAGCGGGATACCCGGTAGCCTTGGTGGTGCTATTGCCATGAATGCAGGAGCTTACGGTGGAGAGATGAAAGATGTGGTTACAAAGGTAGAACTATTGGATTGTCAGGGCAAATATATTGAACTGGATAATGTACATATGGATTTTGGTTATCGCAGCAGTATAGTGCAAAAAAATAACTATATAGTATTAGGTGCGGCTTTATCATTGGAATACGGAGAATATGAAATCTGCAGGGCAATGGTTAATGAGTTTACAAAGAGGAGAACGGGCAAGCAGCCATTGAATATGCCTAATGCAGGGAGTATTTTCAAAAGACCTAAGGGATTTTACGCTGGAAAGCTTATACAGGACTCAGGTCTTAAAGGTTTTACCATTGGAGATGCTATGGTCTCTGATATACATTGTGGATTTATTGTCAATAAAGGAAAAGCCACTGCACAAGATGTGATTTCCCTAATAAGGCATATACAAAAAGAAGTAAAAAATAATTTTGGGGTAGAGTTAAACACTGAGGTAAAGATCCTAGGAGAAGAATAG